In Lentimicrobiaceae bacterium, one genomic interval encodes:
- the rplB gene encoding 50S ribosomal protein L2 has product MALKKYKPTTPGQRFKVISNFEEITTSVPEKSLLQAQKRSGGRNNSGKMTMRNLGGGSKQKYRIIDFKRDKENIPAVVKTIEYDPNRSSRIALLFYADGEKRYIIAPQGIKVGQTVESGKGVSPDVGNALYLSEIPFGTVIHNIELRPGQGAKLVRSAGSGAQLMSRDGKYAIIKMPSGETRMILQACKATVGSVSNSEHSLEKSGKAGRTRWLGRRPRVRGVAMNPVDHPMGGGEGKASGGQPRSRNGMPAKGYRTRSKTKASNKYIIERRKK; this is encoded by the coding sequence CTTTGAAGAAATAACCACATCGGTTCCTGAAAAAAGCCTATTGCAAGCTCAAAAGAGAAGTGGCGGAAGAAACAATAGCGGAAAAATGACTATGCGTAATTTAGGTGGCGGTAGTAAACAAAAATACCGTATCATCGACTTTAAACGCGATAAAGAAAATATACCCGCAGTTGTTAAAACAATAGAATACGACCCAAACAGAAGCAGTAGGATAGCATTGTTGTTTTACGCCGATGGCGAAAAAAGATATATAATAGCACCTCAAGGAATAAAAGTAGGTCAAACTGTTGAGTCAGGCAAAGGTGTTAGCCCCGATGTTGGAAATGCTCTATATTTGAGCGAAATTCCTTTCGGTACAGTAATTCATAATATAGAATTACGTCCCGGTCAAGGTGCAAAACTTGTCAGAAGCGCAGGCTCCGGAGCACAGCTTATGTCTCGCGATGGGAAATATGCAATTATTAAAATGCCATCAGGCGAAACACGCATGATTTTACAAGCTTGTAAAGCAACAGTAGGCTCTGTTTCCAATTCCGAGCACAGCTTAGAAAAATCGGGTAAAGCAGGTAGAACACGTTGGCTTGGCAGAAGACCAAGAGTACGTGGTGTTGCTATGAACCCGGTTGATCACCCAATGGGTGGTGGCGAAGGTAAAGCATCAGGCGGACAACCTCGCTCAAGAAATGGTATGCCGGCTAAAGGTTATAGAACTCGTTCTAAAACTAAAGCTTCTAATAAATATATCATCGAAAGAAGAAAAAAATAA
- the rpsS gene encoding 30S ribosomal protein S19 — MSRSLKKGYYVDYKLEKKVDEAINSKKKVVIKTWSRASTITPDFVGQTIAVHNGNKFIPVYVTENMVGHKLGEFSPTRIFRGHAGSKKK, encoded by the coding sequence ATGAGCCGTTCATTAAAAAAAGGTTACTACGTTGACTACAAATTAGAGAAAAAAGTAGATGAAGCTATTAACAGCAAGAAAAAAGTTGTAATCAAAACTTGGTCAAGAGCTTCGACAATCACTCCTGATTTTGTAGGACAGACTATCGCAGTACACAATGGAAATAAATTTATTCCTGTATACGTTACCGAAAATATGGTTGGACATAAGCTAGGAGAATTTAGTCCTACCCGTATCTTTAGAGGACACGCAGGAAGTAAAAAGAAATAA
- the rplV gene encoding 50S ribosomal protein L22 produces MGSRKHITATDRKEANKELYFAKLNNCPSSPRKMRLVANMIRGKNVHEALYILQHMPNYGAGKLYKLVKSALANWQVKNEGVRMEDSNLYISEIRVDQGATLKRIKPAPHGRAHRIRKRSNHVTVYIDSRNINAVENEIVETETKTDKE; encoded by the coding sequence ATGGGTTCAAGAAAACATATAACAGCAACAGACCGAAAAGAAGCAAATAAAGAATTATATTTTGCTAAGCTAAATAATTGTCCATCTTCGCCAAGAAAAATGCGACTAGTTGCAAATATGATTAGAGGTAAAAATGTACACGAAGCCTTGTATATTTTACAACACATGCCTAACTACGGAGCAGGAAAACTCTATAAATTAGTAAAATCGGCGTTGGCAAATTGGCAGGTTAAAAATGAAGGCGTTAGAATGGAAGATAGCAACTTGTACATCAGCGAAATTAGGGTAGATCAGGGAGCAACGCTTAAAAGAATTAAACCGGCTCCTCACGGTCGTGCTCACAGAATAAGAAAACGCTCAAATCATGTTACGGTTTATATCGATAGCAGAAATATTAATGCTGTTGAAAATGAAATCGTAGAAACAGAAACAAAAACAGATAAAGAATAA
- the rpsC gene encoding 30S ribosomal protein S3, with product MGQKTNPIGNRLGIIKGWESNWYGGKDYSSKLVEDDKIRKYLNVRLSNAGISRIIIERTLKLVTVTINTDKPGMIIGKGGLEVDKLKEELKKLTQKEVQINISEIKRPELDAILVGNSIARQLEGRVSYRRAIKTAISNAMRSGAQGIKVQISGRLGGAEMARSEHFKEGRIPLHTLRADIDYSASEAHTTYGRLGIKTWICKGEIYGKVDLVPGAEAGAKGKPSGFGGQGGRGAGRRDRDRRPRK from the coding sequence ATGGGACAAAAAACTAATCCAATCGGTAATAGGTTAGGCATCATTAAAGGATGGGAGTCTAACTGGTATGGTGGAAAAGATTATTCATCAAAGCTTGTAGAAGACGATAAAATTCGTAAATATCTTAATGTTCGTCTCTCAAATGCCGGTATTTCTCGAATTATTATCGAACGAACACTAAAATTAGTAACCGTTACTATCAACACCGACAAACCTGGTATGATTATAGGTAAAGGCGGTCTTGAAGTTGATAAACTTAAAGAAGAGTTGAAAAAACTCACTCAAAAAGAGGTTCAAATAAATATATCGGAAATAAAACGCCCCGAATTAGATGCTATACTTGTTGGAAATTCCATAGCTCGCCAGTTAGAAGGTCGTGTTTCGTACCGAAGAGCTATTAAAACGGCAATATCTAACGCAATGCGTTCGGGAGCCCAAGGTATAAAAGTTCAAATATCGGGCAGGTTAGGTGGTGCAGAAATGGCGCGTAGCGAACACTTTAAAGAAGGCAGAATACCATTGCATACCTTAAGAGCCGATATTGATTATTCAGCTAGCGAAGCGCATACCACATACGGACGTCTTGGTATTAAAACATGGATATGTAAAGGCGAAATTTATGGTAAAGTTGACCTAGTACCTGGAGCCGAAGCAGGAGCTAAAGGAAAACCGTCGGGATTTGG